The sequence below is a genomic window from Acetivibrio clariflavus DSM 19732.
AAAAAATAAATTACTTAGAACCCAGGAAGAATGTGAGGCATTTGATAATGCACTGGAAAAGTTGTTGAATTACCAAAGTAAGGAAATATTGGAAGATTTATTCTTGGTCTTTGATGATTCGGCAAAAGAAGAAGAGGTTATGTTTGGTTTGATTCACTTTTTAGAGGATTATGAAATGAACACATACTTAAATGGATTAGCAAAATCGTTACCTAAGATGTTGCAAAACGCTAAAGAATGGGTGCTTATTTTAAATAAGCGAATATTGAATAGTGAGCAATATAGAAACGCTTATGCTGAAATTATTAAAGTTATGGAAGAACAATACAAAAAACTTATTATTAATTTAATGAATGAAATTAAGCTAGATAATCCTAAAAAATTTGAAAGTTTAGTAAACGATTTTATTAGTAAAATTGGTTGATATTAAAAAAAGCCGGATTCAGTAATATTTCCGGCTTTTTTTGGTTCGCCGGACGTAGCTAATAACTAGGCGGTGAAAGTCCGCTATGTACTTGATAGGGGGAATCTTCCAAATTCTCGTAAATGCTCTGAACTTTAAAACCTCACTGATGTAATACTTGGGATTGAAACGGTTGTAAACTTTCTAGCTGAAGATACTTTTAAAAGTAACATTACCTTCACGGCAAACGTCAAATAAAGTACAATTAGCTTAGAGATATTTGTCATGAGATAATAGACTCAAAAATGTGAAATTAATCTCAAAACAGAAGGAGAATAAAGGTAACCGTC
It includes:
- a CDS encoding Imm30 family immunity protein is translated as MDVNTYIKDLQKNKLLRTQEECEAFDNALEKLLNYQSKEILEDLFLVFDDSAKEEEVMFGLIHFLEDYEMNTYLNGLAKSLPKMLQNAKEWVLILNKRILNSEQYRNAYAEIIKVMEEQYKKLIINLMNEIKLDNPKKFESLVNDFISKIG